The following proteins are co-located in the Maridesulfovibrio sp. genome:
- the yjgA gene encoding ribosome biogenesis factor YjgA, with amino-acid sequence MYDSDDLYNDEEEYSGPSRSQKKRDMTALQKLAEKLMTLGPELVKKCGLPDYFIEEALDAMAITAHEAKRRKVQYIGKLMRDIDPQPLIDFIEDIETGNKADNMKFHALEVWRSRLIEGDLSVFDEIMELHPQADRQRLSQLARNAKKEKDQSKPPKSARALFKALRELSE; translated from the coding sequence ATGTACGACTCAGATGACTTATATAATGATGAAGAGGAATATTCCGGTCCGAGCAGATCGCAAAAAAAGCGTGACATGACCGCATTGCAGAAACTTGCCGAAAAGCTGATGACCCTCGGCCCGGAACTGGTCAAGAAATGCGGCCTTCCGGACTACTTTATTGAAGAAGCACTGGATGCCATGGCTATAACAGCCCATGAAGCCAAACGCCGTAAAGTGCAATACATCGGTAAACTCATGCGCGATATCGATCCGCAGCCTCTTATAGACTTCATTGAAGATATCGAAACCGGTAACAAAGCCGACAACATGAAATTCCACGCTCTCGAAGTGTGGCGCAGCAGATTGATTGAAGGTGATCTTTCCGTATTTGACGAAATCATGGAACTGCATCCACAGGCTGACCGCCAGCGACTTTCACAATTGGCCCGCAATGCCAAGAAAGAAAAAGATCAATCCAAGCCGCCGAAGTCTGCCCGTGCTCTTTTCAAAGCACTGCGAGAATTATCTGAATAA
- a CDS encoding ATP-binding cassette domain-containing protein encodes MVRTNKNIINVQNLTCAYGDAVIIDDISFDVRQGEIFVILGGSGCGKSTVLKHMIGLYPPAAGEILIEGDDIGSAYGRHRLAILQRIGVMYQMGALFGSMTLLENVRLPLEEFTSMPREAMDYTARMKLSLVGLEASADKMPSELSGGMLKRGAIARAMALDPKILFLDEPSAGLDPITSAELDELIRSLSRSLGVTFVIVTHELQSIFSIADRVIMLDKSTRGIIAEGDPRILSEKSEHPLVRRFFHREVESKAMEQTLATENI; translated from the coding sequence TTGGTTCGCACAAATAAAAATATAATTAACGTGCAGAACCTGACCTGCGCCTACGGTGATGCGGTCATCATCGATGATATTTCTTTTGATGTCCGGCAGGGGGAAATTTTTGTTATCCTCGGTGGATCCGGTTGCGGTAAGAGTACTGTGCTGAAGCATATGATCGGACTTTATCCTCCGGCAGCCGGTGAAATCCTTATCGAAGGGGATGATATAGGTTCTGCTTACGGACGGCATAGATTGGCAATATTGCAGCGGATCGGGGTTATGTATCAGATGGGAGCTTTGTTCGGCTCCATGACTCTGCTTGAAAATGTACGCCTTCCGCTGGAGGAATTTACGTCCATGCCGCGAGAAGCCATGGATTACACCGCACGTATGAAGCTTTCTCTGGTCGGTCTTGAAGCTTCAGCGGATAAGATGCCCTCCGAACTTTCCGGGGGAATGCTCAAGCGCGGGGCTATTGCCAGAGCTATGGCCCTTGATCCCAAAATTCTATTTCTGGATGAGCCTTCTGCCGGGCTTGATCCTATCACTTCAGCCGAGCTCGATGAGTTGATTCGCAGCTTATCACGTTCGCTGGGGGTAACATTTGTAATTGTAACACATGAGTTACAATCTATTTTTTCCATTGCGGATCGGGTGATCATGCTCGACAAGAGCACTCGTGGCATTATTGCCGAAGGTGATCCCCGTATTCTGAGTGAGAAATCGGAGCATCCGCTTGTGCGTAGGTTCTTTCATCGAGAAGTTGAAAGTAAAGCTATGGAACAGACCTTGGCTACGGAGAATATATGA
- a CDS encoding DMT family transporter, protein MSSPALLYFKLIGSVIFWGGTWIAGRILAGDLTPYSAAFLRFFFATIFMFFLTCRATGKKPSCTKADILPLSFLGLTGVFLYNILFFSGLQTVTAGRAALIIAATPTFIALGSAIIFKEKFTLWKIAGFILALTGVSTIIGHGNPISIITEGTSYGDLCIIGCVISWAAYSLAGKPVMKKIHPIEMVYWCCLFGTMMLFGPALYHGLTSEIVSASLVDYSCILYLALFGTGLGFSWYFEAMQEIGPSKTGIFINLVPVVAVILGAIMLNEPVDLFLVTGGALTIFGVWLTNRS, encoded by the coding sequence ATGTCATCACCCGCACTACTCTACTTTAAACTCATCGGTTCCGTTATTTTCTGGGGCGGAACCTGGATTGCAGGAAGAATTCTGGCCGGAGACCTGACTCCATACTCTGCAGCATTCCTCCGCTTTTTCTTTGCGACCATCTTCATGTTTTTTCTTACATGCAGGGCCACAGGAAAGAAGCCCAGCTGTACCAAAGCAGATATTCTGCCACTTTCGTTCCTCGGTCTGACCGGAGTTTTTCTGTATAATATTCTGTTTTTCAGCGGACTCCAGACCGTAACCGCAGGCAGGGCCGCACTGATCATTGCCGCCACACCGACTTTCATCGCCCTTGGGTCTGCCATTATTTTCAAGGAAAAATTTACGTTATGGAAGATTGCCGGATTCATTCTGGCCCTGACCGGGGTCAGCACCATCATAGGGCACGGCAATCCCATATCCATAATTACAGAGGGAACCAGCTACGGAGATTTATGCATCATCGGCTGCGTAATCAGCTGGGCGGCCTATTCTCTAGCCGGAAAGCCGGTCATGAAAAAGATCCATCCTATTGAAATGGTCTACTGGTGCTGCCTGTTTGGAACAATGATGCTTTTCGGCCCTGCCCTCTATCATGGTCTGACTTCTGAAATTGTAAGTGCTTCCCTTGTGGACTACAGCTGCATTCTGTATCTGGCCCTGTTCGGCACAGGACTGGGATTCAGCTGGTACTTTGAAGCAATGCAGGAAATAGGTCCATCCAAGACCGGAATTTTCATCAACCTCGTCCCGGTTGTAGCAGTCATCCTCGGAGCCATCATGCTAAATGAACCTGTTGACCTTTTTCTCGTAACCGGTGGCGCACTGACCATCTTCGGAGTCTGGCTGACCAACCGTAGCTAG
- a CDS encoding MlaD family protein codes for MSRKTNPFRLGLFIIIGTILFVSVLAILGAGKIFEQSVKMETYLNESVNGLEVGSPIKFRGVKIGTVSQIGFVTDHYVDLNQSALRYVYLLGDLNHKMFKTKEGQELVHALKKEVNRGLRARPVSLGLTGQLFLEIDYVDPTKNPPLEITWKPKHLYVPSAPSMMSKVESAVASISDTLEDINKANISEAIEDVRSVAQSMSTFLKNSDTGEISKRLTGTLTEAEKFIARVNQLLADPEVDNLMPDVAAAARNLRTVMESSSGDIVAAMKDIRKASESAKNVTGGMEEYLSGPKGKQTLADLSTTLNNISEASNRIKGAAARFESTLSRVNMTVAGQQGNIEAILDNVRRLMENLRELSNEARQYPSGVLFGDPPKQAPLKQGSK; via the coding sequence ATGAGTCGGAAAACCAATCCTTTCAGGCTGGGACTTTTTATAATTATCGGCACCATACTTTTTGTGTCGGTGCTGGCAATACTTGGCGCGGGTAAGATATTTGAGCAAAGTGTTAAAATGGAAACCTACCTTAATGAGTCCGTGAATGGTCTTGAGGTCGGTTCACCTATCAAATTCCGCGGGGTTAAAATCGGTACCGTCAGTCAGATCGGTTTTGTGACCGATCACTATGTGGATTTAAACCAGAGTGCGTTGCGCTACGTATATCTTCTTGGCGATCTTAATCATAAGATGTTTAAAACCAAGGAAGGGCAGGAGCTGGTCCATGCCTTGAAGAAAGAAGTTAATCGGGGCTTGCGTGCCCGTCCTGTTTCTCTCGGGCTGACCGGCCAGCTTTTTCTTGAAATTGATTATGTTGATCCAACAAAAAATCCTCCTTTGGAAATTACATGGAAGCCGAAACATCTTTATGTACCTTCAGCTCCGTCCATGATGAGTAAAGTCGAGAGCGCGGTTGCTTCCATCAGTGATACGCTTGAGGATATCAACAAGGCCAATATCTCCGAGGCTATTGAGGACGTCCGTTCCGTGGCCCAGAGTATGAGCACCTTTCTTAAAAATTCAGATACCGGCGAGATCAGTAAGCGTTTGACCGGAACTCTTACCGAGGCCGAAAAATTTATTGCCCGTGTAAACCAGCTTTTGGCTGATCCGGAAGTGGATAACCTTATGCCCGATGTGGCGGCTGCGGCCCGTAACCTGCGGACAGTCATGGAAAGCTCTTCCGGCGATATTGTGGCTGCTATGAAGGATATCCGTAAAGCTTCCGAGAGTGCTAAAAATGTGACCGGAGGTATGGAAGAATATCTTTCAGGGCCTAAAGGCAAGCAGACGCTGGCAGATCTTTCTACTACCCTTAATAATATCAGCGAAGCCTCTAACAGAATCAAGGGGGCGGCCGCACGTTTTGAATCTACACTTTCAAGGGTGAATATGACTGTGGCGGGACAGCAGGGAAATATCGAAGCAATTCTGGATAATGTACGCAGGCTGATGGAAAATTTACGGGAACTCAGTAATGAGGCCAGACAATATCCTTCCGGTGTCCTCTTTGGTGATCCGCCGAAACAGGCTCCGCTTAAGCAGGGGAGTAAGTAA
- a CDS encoding Lrp/AsnC family transcriptional regulator — translation MNKRKIDETDRRILTILQNSGRVSNADIARKVGMAPSAVLERVRKLERKGVLTGYEAIVNPKSVGRSLTAFIFVNVNEGVGATSTGEELSRVPGVLEVHYCAGRDSYLIKVRCEDTDGLAIMLGQIGRIETVRDTNSTIVLNTIKESRAIPLEEDDYES, via the coding sequence ATGAATAAGAGAAAAATTGACGAAACTGATCGTAGAATTCTGACAATACTTCAGAATAGTGGCCGAGTCTCCAATGCCGATATCGCAAGAAAGGTCGGCATGGCTCCTTCAGCGGTGCTTGAGCGTGTCCGCAAGCTGGAACGCAAAGGTGTGCTTACCGGATATGAAGCTATCGTTAACCCGAAGTCTGTCGGACGTTCCCTTACCGCCTTTATATTTGTGAATGTAAATGAAGGCGTAGGTGCCACCTCCACAGGTGAAGAACTTTCACGGGTTCCCGGTGTTTTGGAAGTGCATTACTGTGCAGGGCGCGACAGCTATCTTATAAAAGTCCGCTGCGAAGATACCGACGGACTAGCCATTATGCTGGGGCAGATCGGAAGAATCGAAACCGTCAGGGACACCAATTCAACAATCGTATTAAACACTATCAAGGAGTCTCGGGCAATTCCTCTTGAAGAGGATGATTACGAATCATAG
- a CDS encoding C-GCAxxG-C-C family protein — MNEKKACHYFTNGYLCAESVLLAIAESTGMNNPCIPSVTTAFCSGTSRTKGVCGALQGAILAVSLTHGRNSPEHKVDDCYSLVQKLTEHFNERNESINCFDITTCDLSTTQGQKYFQENRVKQSKCLPLVEDITDFTINLLHKKA, encoded by the coding sequence GTGAATGAAAAAAAAGCATGTCATTACTTCACTAACGGCTATCTGTGTGCTGAAAGTGTATTACTGGCGATAGCCGAATCTACAGGCATGAATAATCCATGCATACCCTCTGTCACAACAGCCTTCTGTTCAGGAACCTCAAGAACAAAAGGAGTATGCGGGGCATTGCAAGGAGCTATTCTGGCAGTAAGCCTTACCCACGGCCGAAATTCACCGGAGCATAAAGTTGATGATTGCTACAGCCTAGTTCAAAAATTGACGGAACACTTCAATGAACGTAATGAATCTATCAACTGCTTCGACATCACGACCTGCGACTTATCCACCACACAAGGTCAGAAATATTTTCAGGAAAATAGAGTTAAACAAAGCAAATGTTTACCCCTAGTTGAAGATATAACGGACTTCACAATCAACCTACTCCACAAAAAAGCATAA
- a CDS encoding MlaE family lipid ABC transporter permease subunit, which yields MISDSIAFQISGSTMSVSGRLDAEGAGEVWDKARAAVAAGCSVVECSGIEYLDGGGASLFMMMKAGCRDRGSSLVINGLRPEFASFLDLFDLDKAAPPSEQVKNKGGIQGWITSVGLSGQAVAADMREQIEFTGNCVLASLSTATLKNRLRWPDFWLTCEKVGADGLPIILLIGFLMGLIMSFQSAVSLMRFGAEIFVPNMLGLVMFRELGPMVTAILLAGRTGSAFAAEIGTMKVNEELDALNTMGLNPVSFLVLPRVLATVCMTPLLTLFFNFMSLVGGALVMLSMGYPLATYCGRVFENVQWMDFSGGMIKAVVFSFLVAGIGCQRGLVTKSGASAVGDSTTSAVVSGIILIAVFDGIFAVIFFLTGI from the coding sequence ATGATCTCAGATTCTATTGCATTTCAAATATCAGGCTCAACTATGAGTGTCTCCGGTCGTCTTGATGCCGAAGGAGCCGGGGAAGTCTGGGATAAAGCCCGTGCCGCTGTGGCGGCAGGGTGTTCGGTGGTGGAATGTTCCGGGATTGAATATCTGGACGGAGGCGGAGCTTCGTTGTTTATGATGATGAAGGCCGGCTGCCGTGATCGGGGTAGTTCTCTCGTCATTAACGGGCTGCGTCCCGAGTTTGCATCTTTTCTTGATTTATTTGACCTTGATAAAGCTGCTCCACCAAGTGAGCAGGTAAAAAACAAAGGCGGCATACAGGGCTGGATTACATCCGTCGGATTATCCGGTCAGGCTGTGGCCGCAGATATGCGTGAACAAATTGAATTTACAGGGAATTGCGTTCTTGCATCCCTTTCTACCGCGACTTTAAAGAACAGGCTGCGCTGGCCTGATTTCTGGCTTACATGTGAGAAAGTCGGAGCAGACGGATTGCCTATCATCCTGCTGATCGGTTTCCTGATGGGGTTGATCATGTCATTCCAGTCCGCAGTATCCCTGATGCGTTTCGGGGCTGAAATTTTTGTACCCAACATGCTCGGCTTGGTCATGTTTCGCGAACTTGGTCCTATGGTCACAGCTATTTTGCTTGCCGGACGGACCGGATCAGCTTTTGCCGCTGAAATAGGGACCATGAAAGTCAATGAGGAGCTGGATGCCCTGAATACCATGGGGCTTAATCCTGTAAGTTTTCTCGTTCTGCCACGGGTGCTGGCTACTGTCTGCATGACTCCGCTGCTGACCCTCTTTTTCAACTTCATGAGCCTTGTGGGCGGGGCGCTGGTTATGCTTTCCATGGGCTATCCGTTGGCGACATATTGCGGGCGAGTTTTTGAGAATGTGCAGTGGATGGACTTTTCCGGAGGTATGATCAAGGCAGTAGTCTTCAGTTTTCTTGTTGCCGGGATCGGTTGCCAGCGCGGGCTGGTTACCAAGTCAGGGGCCAGTGCGGTGGGTGATTCCACCACCAGCGCAGTGGTCAGCGGAATTATTCTTATTGCCGTGTTTGATGGTATTTTTGCAGTAATCTTTTTCCTTACGGGTATTTAA
- a CDS encoding proline dehydrogenase family protein, with the protein MNAEVSTLDSKVIERGKQFFDSISGEAPSVFNKGWWTGKVMDWSMKNEDFKVQMFRFVDVLPYLNTSESLSRHIEEYFAGEDSNIPDVLKWGATKTGFGGGLVAKVLNKTIRSNIEGMARQFIIGQKSKEAVKGIRKLRKDGFAFVLDLLGEATVSHEEAAAYRDGYLEVLDAIENEYKKWDALDASGDLDWGHAPKINVAVKPSAFYSQSKPVDLEGTVQGMMDAIEPVYKKIMGMGGFMCIDMEALKYKEPTVEMYKRFRKKYPDYPHLGIVFQAYLRSVDDDVSDMIEWARAENLPISIRLVKGAYWDYETVLAKQNDWPVPVWTHKPESDMAYERVARMILENQDICHFACASHNIRTISSVMEVANELGVPEDRYEFQVLYGMAEPVRKGLRNVAKRVRLYCPYGDLIPGMAYLVRRLLENTANESFLKQTFADEADVSRLLENPELTLERELAAKPKKNPGNKTPEGELPPFNNFPPADFTVKEERAGFPVAMSKIRKDFGKRYPLYIGGQEIVTDDTLDSYNPADTSEIIGSVCQAGTAEVDKAVATAKQAYLEWRDVEPKERAQYLLKASQYLKDNIYDLCALQVLEVGKQWDQAQADVAEAIDFLEYYAREMIRLGVPKRMGNAPGEYSQYFYQGKGVAAVIAPWNFPLAISVGMVSAAIVSGCPVVYKPAGISSAVGYGIVEMFKAAGLPDGVFNYCPGRGSVMGDHLVDHPDVSVIAFTGSMEVGLRIQERAAKVHPGQEQCKKVIAEMGGKNGIIIDDDADLDEAVLGVLYAAFGFQGQKCSACSRVIVLDSIYDRFIHRLKEAASSIKLGPAEDPTNYMGPVVDKAAQKNVLEYCKIAEQEGNVVIKHEAPAEYRDKGCYAPLLVVDGITKEHRIAQEEVFGPVLSIMRAKDFDEAIDIANSTRFALTGAVYSRSPKHLEKATREFRVGNLYLNKPSVGALVERHAFGGFKMSGVGSKSGGPDYLLQFMDPRLVCENTMRRGFAPISEDDDWVA; encoded by the coding sequence ATGAACGCAGAAGTCTCCACTCTGGACAGCAAAGTAATCGAACGTGGGAAACAGTTTTTTGATTCCATATCCGGTGAAGCGCCTTCAGTCTTTAATAAGGGTTGGTGGACAGGTAAGGTTATGGACTGGTCCATGAAAAATGAAGATTTCAAGGTCCAGATGTTCCGCTTTGTTGATGTGTTGCCATACCTGAATACTTCCGAGTCTCTTTCGAGGCACATTGAAGAGTATTTTGCCGGAGAAGACAGCAATATCCCCGATGTTCTCAAGTGGGGTGCCACCAAGACCGGATTTGGCGGTGGGCTTGTCGCCAAGGTGCTGAACAAGACTATCCGCTCCAACATTGAAGGCATGGCCCGCCAGTTTATTATCGGCCAGAAATCCAAGGAAGCGGTTAAAGGCATTCGCAAGCTGCGTAAAGACGGTTTTGCATTTGTCCTTGACCTGCTTGGTGAAGCTACCGTTTCACATGAGGAAGCTGCAGCTTACCGTGATGGTTATCTGGAAGTCCTTGATGCAATCGAAAATGAATACAAGAAATGGGATGCCCTTGATGCTTCCGGTGATCTTGACTGGGGCCATGCTCCCAAGATCAACGTAGCAGTTAAGCCTTCCGCATTTTACTCCCAGTCCAAGCCGGTAGACCTTGAAGGTACTGTGCAGGGTATGATGGATGCCATCGAGCCTGTGTACAAGAAGATCATGGGCATGGGCGGTTTCATGTGTATCGACATGGAAGCCCTGAAATATAAAGAGCCCACCGTTGAAATGTACAAGCGGTTCAGGAAAAAATATCCTGATTATCCGCATCTCGGAATTGTTTTTCAGGCCTACCTGCGCAGCGTGGATGATGATGTCTCCGACATGATCGAGTGGGCTCGCGCAGAGAATCTGCCAATCTCCATTCGTCTGGTAAAGGGTGCTTACTGGGATTACGAAACCGTACTCGCCAAGCAGAATGATTGGCCTGTTCCGGTCTGGACTCACAAGCCCGAATCCGACATGGCTTATGAGCGTGTGGCCCGAATGATTCTTGAGAATCAGGATATCTGCCATTTTGCATGCGCTTCACACAACATCCGTACAATTTCTTCAGTAATGGAAGTTGCCAATGAACTTGGCGTTCCTGAAGACAGATATGAGTTTCAGGTTCTTTACGGAATGGCTGAACCAGTACGTAAAGGTCTCCGCAACGTTGCCAAACGTGTCCGCCTCTACTGCCCATACGGTGACCTTATTCCCGGTATGGCTTATCTTGTTCGCCGCCTGCTGGAAAACACCGCTAACGAATCCTTCCTCAAGCAGACCTTTGCAGATGAAGCTGATGTAAGTCGTCTGTTGGAAAATCCTGAGCTGACCCTTGAGCGGGAACTTGCCGCCAAGCCTAAAAAGAATCCGGGTAACAAGACTCCTGAAGGTGAACTGCCGCCGTTCAACAACTTCCCGCCTGCTGATTTCACTGTGAAAGAAGAGCGTGCCGGTTTCCCCGTAGCCATGTCTAAGATCAGGAAGGATTTCGGCAAACGCTACCCGCTCTATATCGGTGGACAGGAAATCGTTACCGACGATACTCTCGATTCTTACAATCCGGCTGATACTTCCGAGATCATCGGTTCCGTTTGTCAGGCAGGAACAGCGGAAGTCGATAAGGCCGTTGCAACAGCAAAACAGGCTTACCTCGAGTGGCGTGATGTCGAGCCCAAAGAACGTGCCCAGTATCTGCTCAAGGCTTCTCAGTATCTCAAGGATAATATTTATGACCTTTGTGCCTTGCAGGTTCTAGAAGTCGGAAAGCAGTGGGATCAGGCTCAGGCTGATGTTGCCGAGGCTATCGACTTCCTCGAATATTATGCCCGCGAGATGATACGTCTTGGTGTTCCCAAGCGTATGGGTAACGCACCGGGTGAATATTCCCAGTATTTTTATCAGGGCAAGGGTGTTGCCGCGGTGATTGCTCCGTGGAACTTCCCGCTGGCTATCAGTGTAGGGATGGTTTCAGCTGCAATTGTGTCCGGTTGTCCGGTTGTTTACAAGCCTGCCGGAATTTCTTCCGCAGTTGGTTACGGTATCGTGGAAATGTTCAAGGCTGCAGGCCTGCCGGACGGTGTATTCAACTACTGCCCCGGCCGCGGTTCGGTAATGGGTGATCATCTGGTTGACCATCCCGATGTTTCCGTTATTGCATTCACCGGATCAATGGAAGTCGGCCTGCGTATTCAGGAACGTGCCGCCAAGGTTCATCCCGGACAGGAACAGTGCAAGAAGGTTATTGCTGAAATGGGCGGTAAGAACGGCATTATCATTGATGATGATGCTGACCTTGATGAAGCAGTACTCGGTGTACTTTACGCGGCCTTCGGTTTTCAGGGCCAGAAATGTTCGGCTTGTTCCCGAGTTATTGTCCTTGATTCCATTTATGATCGTTTCATTCATCGCCTCAAGGAAGCAGCTTCGTCCATCAAGCTTGGACCTGCTGAAGATCCTACCAATTACATGGGACCGGTTGTCGATAAGGCAGCTCAAAAGAACGTGCTTGAGTACTGTAAAATTGCCGAGCAGGAAGGTAACGTAGTTATCAAGCATGAAGCTCCGGCTGAATATCGCGACAAGGGCTGTTACGCACCGTTGCTGGTTGTGGATGGCATTACCAAGGAGCATCGCATTGCACAGGAAGAAGTCTTCGGACCGGTTCTGTCCATTATGCGGGCCAAGGATTTTGACGAAGCAATCGATATCGCCAACTCCACCAGGTTTGCGTTGACCGGTGCTGTCTATTCCAGAAGTCCCAAGCATCTTGAAAAGGCTACCCGTGAATTCCGCGTCGGTAACCTCTACCTTAACAAGCCCAGTGTAGGTGCTTTGGTTGAACGCCACGCATTTGGAGGATTTAAGATGTCCGGTGTGGGCTCCAAGTCCGGTGGTCCCGACTACCTGCTCCAGTTCATGGATCCGCGCCTTGTTTGCGAAAACACCATGCGTCGTGGATTCGCACCCATCTCTGAGGATGATGATTGGGTGGCATAG
- a CDS encoding HAMP domain-containing methyl-accepting chemotaxis protein — MTIKMKLWSIGALALAGLFAVFAINFYGTQLMQKNLLMEEHALELEIEMLQARRAEKDFLLRKEADYIDKVKAKTKSMHTHLAELEKSPLKDLATQGKSLTSGYEKQFMVVANNFIKLGLTEDSGLQGQLRKAVHDAEKAVIGSDKIYEAGILRLRRNEKDFMMRVDPKYLDKFSKNMELLVTSIEESYFEPERKNYILEKLKTYGTGMNQYAQMTLKLKSEQDKFRKIIHKMEPLLEDLSHKSEKQLHEQQQLISNATIAAELIAAALLITAIIFIIRSILGPLSALQACAREVSGGDFESCNRISFHGELEELRVTIAEMVIQLKKSMDEAEQKSVEADNQAQKAKMAMEEAHSEKEYATSLLATLSAIADDAGDITLSLNSAAEELARQSSGIMQGADNQKHRVQETATAVDQMSATILEVASNSSNASEGTRNAAEKAHEGFSIVEQVVEATNQVQASTGELQTALAKQDQQAESIGEIMNVISDIADQTNLLALNAAIEAARAGEAGRGFAVVADEVRKLAEKTMTATQEVGSAISAIQSGTSTSLEIMQSTEKAVSKCSELAENAGISLKSIVEIVTESANQVESIATATEEQSAAAEQINSSTMEINTISADISDNVAQSAEAADNVSQLASELQALIEKMHKAKDKR, encoded by the coding sequence ATGACTATAAAAATGAAGCTTTGGTCTATTGGAGCCTTAGCACTAGCAGGATTATTCGCTGTTTTTGCCATCAACTTTTATGGCACGCAACTAATGCAGAAAAATCTGCTTATGGAAGAGCACGCGCTTGAACTCGAAATTGAAATGCTGCAGGCCAGACGGGCAGAAAAAGATTTCCTGCTGCGCAAGGAGGCAGATTATATTGACAAAGTTAAGGCTAAAACAAAATCAATGCATACCCATCTTGCAGAACTTGAAAAAAGTCCTCTCAAGGACTTAGCGACACAGGGTAAATCGCTTACTTCTGGTTATGAAAAACAATTTATGGTTGTTGCCAATAATTTTATAAAGCTGGGCCTTACTGAAGACTCCGGACTACAAGGACAATTGCGTAAAGCAGTCCACGATGCCGAAAAGGCTGTAATAGGCAGTGACAAAATTTATGAGGCTGGAATCCTCAGACTGCGCAGAAACGAAAAAGATTTCATGATGAGAGTCGACCCCAAATACTTGGATAAATTCAGCAAAAACATGGAACTACTCGTCACCAGCATTGAAGAATCCTACTTTGAACCTGAACGCAAGAACTACATTCTCGAAAAACTTAAAACTTATGGCACCGGCATGAACCAGTATGCCCAGATGACTCTCAAACTAAAATCAGAACAAGACAAATTCAGGAAAATAATCCATAAAATGGAACCGCTCCTTGAAGATCTTTCACACAAATCAGAAAAGCAATTACACGAGCAACAGCAACTGATCAGCAACGCAACTATCGCAGCTGAGTTGATTGCCGCTGCATTGCTCATTACAGCAATAATCTTCATTATCCGATCCATTCTCGGCCCACTTTCAGCATTACAGGCGTGTGCTAGAGAAGTCAGTGGCGGTGATTTTGAATCATGCAACAGAATCAGTTTTCACGGAGAACTGGAGGAGTTACGCGTAACAATTGCTGAGATGGTCATCCAGTTAAAGAAAAGCATGGACGAAGCTGAGCAAAAATCTGTTGAGGCAGACAATCAGGCTCAGAAAGCTAAGATGGCTATGGAAGAAGCCCACTCTGAAAAAGAATATGCAACTTCACTTCTTGCGACTCTTTCCGCCATTGCGGATGATGCAGGTGACATCACCTTAAGTCTCAACTCTGCGGCAGAAGAACTTGCACGCCAGTCCTCAGGAATTATGCAAGGAGCCGATAACCAGAAGCACCGGGTACAGGAAACGGCCACAGCCGTTGACCAAATGAGTGCAACTATCCTTGAAGTAGCCAGTAACTCTTCCAATGCATCCGAAGGCACCCGGAATGCTGCCGAGAAAGCCCATGAAGGATTCTCCATTGTTGAACAGGTGGTCGAAGCAACAAATCAGGTTCAGGCAAGCACAGGAGAGCTGCAGACGGCTCTTGCCAAGCAGGACCAACAGGCCGAATCCATTGGCGAAATTATGAACGTAATTTCAGACATTGCCGACCAGACCAACCTTCTGGCCCTGAATGCCGCCATTGAAGCCGCGCGGGCAGGAGAAGCAGGTCGCGGATTCGCTGTTGTAGCAGATGAAGTCCGTAAACTGGCTGAAAAGACCATGACAGCCACACAGGAAGTTGGCAGCGCTATTTCCGCAATTCAAAGCGGCACTTCCACCAGTCTGGAAATTATGCAATCAACAGAAAAAGCAGTTAGCAAATGTTCCGAGCTGGCCGAGAATGCCGGTATTTCATTAAAGTCCATTGTTGAAATCGTTACCGAATCAGCTAATCAGGTTGAATCGATCGCTACTGCAACGGAAGAGCAATCAGCCGCAGCCGAACAGATCAATTCTTCCACTATGGAGATAAACACCATTTCTGCTGATATATCAGACAATGTAGCCCAGTCCGCAGAAGCTGCTGATAATGTCAGCCAGCTTGCATCTGAACTTCAGGCACTTATCGAAAAGATGCATAAAGCAAAGGACAAGCGCTAA